The Methanothrix sp. genomic sequence GAAGCCCGAGGAAAAACAGCTTCATACAGCTTGATGAGAGCACTCGTGTCTACTCATATGTTCCCACTGATTTAAAGGTGGAGCTCATGAACCGGGCGAGGTTCGTGATAAGCAGGTCCGGCTACACGACAATGATGGAGATCGCGGAGCTCGGCAAAAAGCACGGCCTTTTCATACCGACACCCGGGCAGACCGAGCAGGAGTACCTCTCGAGGTTCTACAGAAAGAGGGGATGGTTCCTCTCAAGGAGTCAGTACAGGCTCGATCTGGCGAGAGACGTGGAGAGGGCCATGGAGTACAGCGGGTTCCCGGAGATGCCGAAGACTGAGGAGAACGTGAGGAACCTCTACGAGAACCTGTTCGCTCAGTATCTGGAATAACAAAGAGAATAGACCGGCCGCGGTCCAGCAGTGGCGATGGACTGGATGCAACCTGCGCTTCACCGACAGCATGTAACTACATGATGCAGCTCTGAGACGGGATGAGGTGTATCTGGAATGAACTCCATGAGGGCAATGCTGCTCGAGAGGCCCGGAGAGCCCCTGGTGATGAGGGAGGTCGAGATGCCAGCTCCCGGGGAGCGGGAGGTTCTGATCAGGGTGAGCGCATGCGGCGTCTGTCGCACCGACCTCCACATACTCGATGGCGAGCTCGCCGGCGCAAAGCTCCCTCTAATACCGGGTCATGAGATCGTGGGCAGGGTCGTGGCGAAGGGGGAGCACGCGGAGCGCTTCCGCACCGGCGACAGAATTGGAGTCCCATGGCTCGGATACACAGACGGCTCATGCAGGTACTGCCTGCGCGGGGAGGAGAACCTCTGCGATAACGCGAGGTTCACCGGATACACTATCGATGGAGGATACGCAGAGTACACTGTAGCAGACGAGCGCTACTGCCTGCCGATCCCTGAGAGGTATGATGATCTGAGAGCGGCGCCCCTGCTCTGCGCCGGATTGATCGGATACAGATCGTACAGGCTCGCGCTCTCGAAGGCCGGCGTGAAGCGGCTGGGCATATACGGATTTGGAGCCGCGGCTCACATAATCGCGCAGGTCGCCCTCTTCGAGGGCATCGATGTTTATGCGTTCACACGGCCAGGAGACATGGAGGCTCAGGAGTTCGCCCTCTCACTCGGCGCTGCATGGGCTGGAGGATCTGATGAGATGCCGCCGCAGGAGCTTGATGCAGCGATAATATTCGCCCCTGTCGGCTCCCTAGTTCCAGCTGCCCTCAGGGCCACATCCAAGGGAGGGACTGTCGTGTGCGGCGGGATACACATGTCTGACATCCCATCATTTCCCTACAGCATCCTCTGGGAGGAGAGGTGCATCAGGTCTGTGGCAAATCTCACGCGAAGGGATGGCGAGGAGTTCATCTCGCTCGCCAGGGATATCAACATCAGAACAGAGGTCCAGGAGTTCAGGCTCGATGAGGCGAATCATGCTCTGGATCTCCTGAGGGCAGGAAGGCTGCGTGGGGCTGCTGTCTTGAAGATCTGATGCTGAGCGGCCAGATCTGCATGGGTGTGAACTGTGAGATTTTAGACCTCAGGCAAATTTAATATACCGCATGCTCTAAAGAGAGATCAGCAATTCTGGTCGGGTGCGGGGGAGAGGGAGATCAGAAATTTTGGTAGTTAACCCCTTAATTTCCAGTGGAGATTTTAATGGAAAGCTGCAGTCGTGTAGAGTATCACCGTGAATTTATTTTTCATATGACTGATAATACTTAAATATTATTTATATTTTTAAATTCATCTCCGTGGCGTGAGTACATGAGGTATTGTGCCA encodes the following:
- a CDS encoding zinc-dependent alcohol dehydrogenase family protein produces the protein MRAMLLERPGEPLVMREVEMPAPGEREVLIRVSACGVCRTDLHILDGELAGAKLPLIPGHEIVGRVVAKGEHAERFRTGDRIGVPWLGYTDGSCRYCLRGEENLCDNARFTGYTIDGGYAEYTVADERYCLPIPERYDDLRAAPLLCAGLIGYRSYRLALSKAGVKRLGIYGFGAAAHIIAQVALFEGIDVYAFTRPGDMEAQEFALSLGAAWAGGSDEMPPQELDAAIIFAPVGSLVPAALRATSKGGTVVCGGIHMSDIPSFPYSILWEERCIRSVANLTRRDGEEFISLARDINIRTEVQEFRLDEANHALDLLRAGRLRGAAVLKI